In the Arachis ipaensis cultivar K30076 chromosome B04, Araip1.1, whole genome shotgun sequence genome, AGAGATTCATGCATCAAAGTTTCATTCATGCAAAATATGAGTACTGTGCCTAATCACAGTCTAACTAAATATCACATAAAAAAGAGCAACTTTTCTATACTTTGTCTGATGGtgcaattcaacaataatagAACATCACAACTTAGTTACCTCCGGGAAGTTTTTGAAATATTGGTACAAATATAACACTTGCAAGTAATAACCATAGCACATCAAAGAGGGAGGCTTCTTCTTCATTCACCTGACAAAATATCATATCGAGTTATGAAACTTATAAAATTGAACATCAATGAATGGAAAAGGTTGGAAAACAAACCTCTTGCTGAGGTAACGATGcaataattttctttattttcttaggGAGTTTCTTAAGTTGCTTAACCAGTGGCTTTGCACTACTGGAAGCTTCTTCAACACTGGTCACAATAACTTCAGGCTGTTGAAGCAGCTGAGCAGTCCTTTCTCCTCTATTGGCATAGAAGGCAACCCTGCAGTACAAAATCCACCACTTGTTTATTATGGTTAGTCTTCATACTAAATCTTGCATTTAAAATAACATAGCAGGAAGGCGCAATATATTTTCCAATAAAAATACAGTACAACTCAAGCAAACCTGCCACATACCAGGGCATATATCCCTTTCCAAACACCAAAGTAAGCTTTAAAATCAGTTTCAAACATAGATAATCTTAACACGTTGCACAGAGAGCTCTAAAATTTCATCCTAATTTTTGGCATGTATACTGTAATAAGctaaacacatgatgcatgcagtCTTCCCTATTAGAAATTTTAGAAGAAAAGCAATGGCAACAAAGGAATAAAATGAATCAAGATCATACGCACCCTGCTCCCATAAACAACAACCCAAGAACCAGCTTGGGAAACTGCTGCTTTGCAGATAACACAAGGCTCTGGAAAACTGATGCTGGTGTGAACTCGGTTCCATCTTCTTCAGTAAAAGAGAAGAATGATGCAGAAAAGAATCGAGAAGATTTCTTTTGTAATGCCTTGGGAGCAAGAGATGAACTATCTCTAGTCAAATCTTTCTGCATTTCTTGTTTTTTAGTTTGAACTGCATTCTCGTTATCACTCAAATAGTCAGACTGTGTTATGTCTTCCAGAAGTTGGCTGGTTTTATCAGATATTGTTTCAGAAGATAACGTGCCAAGCAAAGATTCATCATCAATAGGCAAGCCTTCGTCTCTTTCAACACTGACATCACCAGAGAAACCTTGGACTACTTTCTCCTCTTCAGGAACAGCCACAACATCTTGATTTACCTGTATAGTTTCAATGGTATCAGTATTAGAAGTAGAAACAGACTTATCTGCTCGCTGTAAGGCAATCTCTGCATCATTTACACGTTGTGTGGCCTCAAGTTCAAAGGCAACAGCTTGCTCCGCTAAAAGCATTATGTTTGTGACATCCTCCTCGGCTTTCACTGCATCCAGCTGTGCCTTTTCAGCAATTTCATGCAATTTGCTAACTTCTGTCTGCAACTCCTCCTTTCTATTTTGCAACCGTTTAAGCTCCACCTCGGAGTTGGCTAAATTTGTTTGGCACTCCTTGATATCTTCTTGAGCAACCAAAAGTGCCTTCTCCTTTTCTATTATGTCGTTTTCATCATTGCTCTCATTAGAACCTTGTGCCGAATCACGCTCTTCTTTTGCAGCCTCCAATGATTCTATGGCTACCTGAAGCCTAGCCTCGGCCAATGAAAGAGCCATGGTTGCATTCTGAACTGCTTCCTTTGCGATTTGTTCCTCATTGGAAATTTCTTGAATGATGTCAAGGGTAGAATTAACACTGTTCCAAGCAGTTGCCGCTTCATCATGCAAGAAAATCGCAGTCTCGGATATCTTTTTCACCTTTTCCTCAAACATGGTACTATTTACACGTGCAACTTCTAGCTCTTTCAAGGCCTTCTGTAATATTTCCTTCAGCTCATCCACGCTTTGTTCCTCTACTCCTATTTCACTCTCCCTTTCTTCCAAAGGGGCATCCAGTTCAGCACTGGAAACACCCAGCCCAGCATCCTCCCCTGATCCTTCCACATAATCAACATTCCTCCCATTCCCATCAACATATGCCACAGAATCACTACCCTGGCATTTTGACCAAACTACTCTAGAACCAGTAAAAAGATTCTTACAATACAAGCTACTACTCATATTCAAAACATTAAGTTCACGAACAGGCACCACTCTTAATTTACTCCAACAATCAGAAACATCACTAGTTTTGTTCATCCCACTGAAACGCAATCTCAAAACACTCCTTGTGTTTCCAATAAATGCACATCCCCTGAACTCAAAATGACCTACTGACCTGTGCCTGTAACACGGTCCTACAACCCCATGAAACATTCTTGACTGTGGTATGCTACAAGCCACATCCATGTTCAAATTTCTTGACCTTTCACAACAAAGCAATCACATACAACAACACTATTCACTAACTTTTAAATACACCAATCAGCAATTAACCAAAAACCTGAAGGgagaaaaaaatataacaaaattatTAGAAAAACTGAATACTACTTGATTTTGGCGTTCAATTAAAAAAGAAACAACTCACTCAGATTGCTAGcagcaaaaaaatataaaatacatttcACGTAGAAATctgatgcaaaataaaaaaataaaataaaaagaaacgcTGAACACGAGTATACACAATTCACATTTAACTAAAACCAAATAACTGAGTAACTCGCTTGATATGCAAAACACAGCAAAATTGGGTCAAAGCTATGCACCACGACACAGTTCAACGCAGCATCCATACGCTAATCAGAAAATTCGCAAAAGAATCTGAGGAGTACAAAATACGAATACACaattaaaagatgaatagaaACGAGGATTACAACAGGCCTTTCACATTCAACTTGTAACAACTAACAGTAATGGAAGTATGGAACCAAATCCACTATTCACTATAACACTCTCCGAGACAAGCTATAGTGTCATTTACAAATACTAATCACCCATTCAACAAAATCCCGATGCCTAGCCTAAGGGGaaaaaatgccaaaaaaaaaaaatagagaatacaacaagatcctccaattcaacaaaaaacaaaataattcACTCTGTTTCCAACTCATCGAAAACTGTAACCAATTCCACATTCAAAATCGAACAACAGTTCAGGAACAATTACGTTAATACATCAGCGTTTTTATTAATTCACCCAAAAAAAATCGAATCGAACAAGATTTTTGCACTCAACTGAAAAACAAACAGCTCACACGGTTCACCAACACATCTAAAACTTGAAACAAATCCACATTCATAAAGTCAACACTCTGAGATACAACTAAGTTCGACGCATTTCACACACATCGCACACGCAAATCAACAATtcacaaaaataataattaaaaaaatcgcaataaagaacaaggaagcgAAAAGAAAAAACGATGAATAGAAAACAGTTACGTGGAATCGAATAGGAAGATTCAAAGCGAAAAGAGAAAATATAAACTAAAGAATTAAGAGAGAGaatgtagagagagagagagagagagagagagaacgcacgagagtagaagagagagagggtTTGTTGGAACGCTGGTTGATCGATGGGGAGAAGAAGAAAAGGTGAAGAAGAA is a window encoding:
- the LOC107634972 gene encoding K(+) efflux antiporter 2, chloroplastic isoform X1 → MDVACSIPQSRMFHGVVGPCYRHRSVGHFEFRGCAFIGNTRSVLRLRFSGMNKTSDVSDCWSKLRVVPVRELNVLNMSSSLYCKNLFTGSRVVWSKCQGSDSVAYVDGNGRNVDYVEGSGEDAGLGVSSAELDAPLEERESEIGVEEQSVDELKEILQKALKELEVARVNSTMFEEKVKKISETAIFLHDEAATAWNSVNSTLDIIQEISNEEQIAKEAVQNATMALSLAEARLQVAIESLEAAKEERDSAQGSNESNDENDIIEKEKALLVAQEDIKECQTNLANSEVELKRLQNRKEELQTEVSKLHEIAEKAQLDAVKAEEDVTNIMLLAEQAVAFELEATQRVNDAEIALQRADKSVSTSNTDTIETIQVNQDVVAVPEEEKVVQGFSGDVSVERDEGLPIDDESLLGTLSSETISDKTSQLLEDITQSDYLSDNENAVQTKKQEMQKDLTRDSSSLAPKALQKKSSRFFSASFFSFTEEDGTEFTPASVFQSLVLSAKQQFPKLVLGLLFMGAGVAFYANRGERTAQLLQQPEVIVTSVEEASSSAKPLVKQLKKLPKKIKKIIASLPQQEVNEEEASLFDVLWLLLASVIFVPIFQKLPGGSPVLGYLAAGILIGPYGLSIIRHVHGTKAIAEFGVVFLLFNIGLELSVERLSSMKKYVFGLGSAQVLATAVVVGLVARICGQAGPAAIVIGNGLALSSTAVVLQVLQERGESTSRHGRATFSVLLFQDLAVVVLLILIPLISPNSSKGGVGFQAIAEALGLAAVKAAVAITAIIAGGRLLLRPIYKQVAENQNAEIFSANTLLVILGTSLLTARAGLSMALGAFLAGLLLAETEFSLQVESDIAPYRGLLLGLFFMTVGMSIDPKLLVSNFPVITSTLGLLICGKTILVSVIGKIFGISIISAIRTGLLLAPGGEFAFVAFGEAVNQGIMSSEMSSLLFLVVGLSMAITPWLAAGGQLIASRFEQHDVRSLLPVESETDDLQDHIIICGFGRVGQIIAQLLSERLIPFVALDVRSDRVAVGRALDLPVYFGDAGSREVLHKVGAERACAAAITLDTPGANYRTVWALSKYFPNVKTFVRAHDVDHGLNLEKAGATAVVPETLEPSLQLAAAVLAQAKLPTSEIAATINEFRSRHLAELTELCEASGSSLGYGFNRIMSKPKSQSPDSLDDAQVSEGTLAV
- the LOC107634972 gene encoding K(+) efflux antiporter 1, chloroplastic isoform X3; this translates as MDVACSIPQSRMFHGVVGPCYRHRSVGHFEFRGCAFIGNTRSVLRLRFSGMNKTSDVSDCWSKLRVVPVRELNVLNMSSSLYCKNLFTGSRVVWSKCQGSDSVAYVDGNGRNVDYVEGSGEDAGLGVSSAELDAPLEERESEIGVEEQSVDELKEILQKALKELEVARVNSTMFEEKVKKISETAIFLHDEAATAWNSVNSTLDIIQEISNEEQIAKEAVQNATMALSLAEARLQVAIESLEAAKEERDSAQGSNESNDENDIIEKEKALLVAQEDIKECQTNLANSEVELKRLQNRKEELQTEVSKLHEIAEKAQLDAVKAEEDVTNIMLLAEQAVAFELEATQRVNDAEIALQRADKSVSTSNTDTIETIQVNQDVVAVPEEEKVVQGFSGDVSVERDEGLPIDDESLLGTLSSETISDKTSQLLEDITQSDYLSDNENAVQTKKQEMQKDLTRDSSSLAPKALQKKSSRFFSASFFSFTEEDGTEFTPASVFQSLVLSAKQQFPKLVLGLLFMGAGVAFYANRGERTAQLLQQPEVIVTSVEEASSSAKPLVKQLKKLPKKIKKIIASLPQQEVNEEEASLFDVLWLLLASVIFVPIFQKLPGGSPVLGYLAAGILIGPYGLSIIRHVHGTKAIAEFGVVFLLFNIGLELSVERLSSMKKYVFGLGSAQVLATAVVVGLVARICGQAGPAAIVIGNGLALSSTAVVLQVLQERGESTSRHGRATFSVLLFQDLAVVVLLILIPLISPNSSKGGVGFQAIAEALGLAAVKAAVAITAIIAGGRLLLRPIYKQVAENQNAEIFSANTLLVILGTSLLTARAGLSMALGAFLAGLLLAETEFSLQVESDIAPYRGLLLGLFFMTVGMSIDPKLLVSNFPVITSTLGLLICGKTILVSVIGKIFGISIISAIRTGLLLAPGGEFAFVAFGEAVNQGIMSSEMSSLLFLVVGLSMAITPWLAAGGQLIASRFEQHDVRSLLPVESESGSCYSTYL